A portion of the Natronococcus sp. AD-5 genome contains these proteins:
- a CDS encoding helicase HerA domain-containing protein, with protein MSDQQREVLVGETDGGADLKLPVVELLTGRGFVTGKSGSGKSNTASVIAEELLEAGFPLLIVDTDGEYYGLKEEYEMLHAGADEECDIQIGPEHAEQMATLALEENVPVILDVSGYLDEDVADELLREVARQLFVKEKKLKKPFLLVVEEVHEYIPEGGGVGETGNLLIKIGKRGRKHGLGILGISQRPADVKKDFITQANWLVWHRLTWDNDTKVVGRIIDTEYAELVSDLDDGQAFVQTDWTEVDVRKVQFRRKRTFDAGATPGLDDFERPELKSVSDTLVGDLQDISERKQQEENRILELENELEKKEKRIETLEDELESARDISHAAKQMADALTRPETMQSQLPGTDDELRRLHDEIVDLETERDELEETLEERDERIDRLEGELESRTDERDRLRTANERLRDRIGELEDERTPDDGVGESAEILQVSGDDHEFGYTDAGTVDDSDLVVANEERDLEGLLETAWLDARLERACDDSLCSTETARRVLAELVRDGPLETERIAARIDRSTIAVQSLVSELRTQSVLERTEERTYGLDGEVESKIASTVESD; from the coding sequence GTGAGCGACCAGCAACGCGAGGTCCTCGTCGGCGAAACCGACGGCGGAGCGGACCTGAAACTCCCCGTCGTCGAACTGCTCACCGGGCGAGGATTCGTCACCGGCAAGTCGGGGTCGGGGAAGTCGAACACCGCGTCCGTCATTGCCGAGGAGCTGCTCGAGGCGGGCTTTCCCCTGCTGATCGTCGACACGGACGGCGAGTACTACGGCCTCAAGGAGGAGTACGAGATGCTCCACGCCGGGGCCGACGAGGAGTGCGACATCCAGATCGGACCCGAGCACGCGGAGCAGATGGCGACGCTCGCCTTGGAAGAGAACGTCCCGGTGATCCTCGACGTCTCCGGTTACCTGGACGAGGACGTCGCGGACGAACTTCTGCGGGAGGTCGCCCGTCAGCTGTTCGTCAAGGAGAAGAAACTCAAGAAGCCGTTCCTGCTGGTAGTCGAGGAGGTCCACGAGTACATTCCGGAGGGCGGCGGCGTCGGCGAGACCGGGAACCTGCTGATCAAGATCGGCAAACGGGGCCGTAAACACGGTCTCGGCATTCTCGGCATCAGTCAGCGACCGGCGGACGTCAAGAAGGACTTCATCACGCAGGCGAACTGGCTCGTCTGGCACCGGCTGACCTGGGACAACGACACGAAGGTCGTCGGACGGATCATCGACACCGAGTACGCCGAACTCGTCTCGGACCTCGACGACGGCCAGGCGTTCGTCCAGACCGACTGGACCGAGGTCGACGTCCGCAAGGTACAGTTCCGGCGGAAACGCACCTTCGACGCCGGCGCGACGCCCGGCCTCGACGACTTCGAGCGCCCCGAACTCAAGTCCGTCTCCGATACCCTCGTCGGCGACCTCCAGGATATCTCCGAGCGAAAACAGCAGGAGGAGAACCGGATTCTCGAACTCGAGAACGAACTCGAGAAGAAGGAAAAACGCATCGAGACCTTGGAGGACGAACTCGAGTCCGCACGCGACATCTCCCACGCGGCCAAGCAGATGGCCGACGCGTTAACCCGGCCGGAGACGATGCAGTCCCAGTTGCCCGGCACCGACGACGAACTCCGCCGGCTCCACGACGAGATCGTCGACCTCGAGACCGAACGCGACGAACTCGAGGAAACGCTCGAGGAACGCGACGAGCGCATCGACCGCCTGGAGGGGGAACTCGAGTCTCGAACGGACGAGCGAGATCGACTGCGAACGGCGAACGAACGGCTGCGGGATCGGATCGGCGAACTCGAGGACGAGCGAACCCCCGACGATGGGGTCGGCGAGAGCGCGGAGATCCTGCAGGTTTCCGGCGACGATCACGAGTTCGGCTACACGGACGCCGGAACGGTCGACGACTCCGACCTCGTCGTCGCGAACGAGGAGCGCGACCTCGAGGGGCTGCTCGAGACGGCGTGGCTCGACGCCCGCCTCGAGCGCGCCTGTGACGACTCGCTGTGTTCGACCGAGACTGCTCGACGCGTGCTCGCCGAACTCGTTCGCGACGGCCCGCTCGAGACCGAGCGCATCGCCGCCCGGATCGACCGGTCGACGATCGCCGTCCAGAGCCTCGTTTCGGAGCTTCGCACGCAGTCGGTGCTCGAGCGAACCGAGGAGCGGACGTACGGGCTCGACGGGGAGGTCGAGTCGAAGATCGCGTCGACGGTCGAGAGCGACTGA
- a CDS encoding DEAD/DEAH box helicase → MTDERSSSDADAGTERGVGDPNASPDETESTDGDEDEFTLADFHDASQRAGTPVLTAAAVARALEIPHEAASGRLETLADRGKLERLSVSTDPVVWYPSELEDLTDRERVVVFPKRREIVVDRPEQFTRAQLSQFAHLADANGEQSYRYVVRPEDVWGAPHESFAGLARTMRQALGQRNEALEDWVESQWDRAHQFRLATHEDGYTVLEARTAEIMGNVARQKLDEEHVHAPISETEGWVREGAEAAIKRILYEAGYPVQDHRELESGEELPVDLEVSLRDYQRTWVDRFAEAGEGVFVGPPGSGKTVAAMGAMAHVGGETLILVPSRDLARQWADTIVEYTTLEPRQIGQYHGGRKEVRPVTIATYQIAGMDRHRSLFDDREWGLVVFDECQHVPSDVYRRSTHLQSRHRLGLSASPIREDDRQTEIFTLVGPPIGTDWEALFEAGFVAEPELEIRYVPWGDDEQRNAYGSAEGREKYRIAARNRGKVDEVRYLLSSHPDAKALVFVDYLEQGRDVAAALDVPFLSGETPHHERRRLLEEFRRDERDLLIVSRVGDEGIDLPTADLAIVASGLGGSRRQGTQRAGRTMRPAGGALVYVLATRGTREEEFARRQLQHLGRKGITVRERTVDED, encoded by the coding sequence GTGACCGACGAACGTTCCTCGAGCGACGCCGACGCGGGTACCGAACGCGGGGTAGGCGACCCGAACGCGTCTCCCGACGAGACGGAGAGCACCGACGGGGACGAAGACGAGTTCACGCTCGCCGACTTCCACGACGCTTCGCAGCGAGCGGGGACGCCGGTGCTCACCGCGGCCGCGGTCGCCCGCGCCCTCGAGATCCCGCACGAAGCGGCCAGCGGGCGCCTCGAGACGCTCGCGGATCGCGGGAAACTCGAGCGCCTGTCGGTGTCGACGGATCCCGTCGTCTGGTACCCGAGCGAACTCGAGGATCTGACCGACCGAGAGCGAGTCGTCGTCTTTCCGAAACGCCGGGAGATCGTGGTCGACCGTCCCGAGCAGTTCACTCGCGCCCAGCTTTCGCAGTTCGCCCACCTCGCCGACGCCAACGGCGAGCAGAGCTACCGGTACGTCGTCAGGCCGGAAGACGTCTGGGGGGCGCCACACGAGTCGTTCGCCGGGCTCGCCAGGACGATGCGACAGGCGCTCGGCCAGCGGAACGAGGCGCTCGAGGACTGGGTCGAGAGCCAGTGGGATCGGGCCCACCAGTTCCGGCTCGCCACCCACGAGGACGGCTACACCGTGCTCGAGGCCCGGACGGCCGAAATCATGGGCAACGTCGCCCGCCAGAAACTCGACGAGGAGCACGTCCACGCCCCCATCTCCGAGACCGAAGGCTGGGTTCGCGAGGGGGCGGAGGCCGCGATCAAGCGCATCCTCTACGAGGCCGGCTACCCGGTCCAGGACCACCGCGAACTCGAGTCCGGCGAGGAGCTGCCGGTCGACCTCGAGGTCTCGCTGCGGGACTACCAGCGGACCTGGGTCGACCGATTCGCCGAGGCCGGCGAGGGCGTCTTCGTCGGCCCGCCGGGCAGCGGGAAGACCGTCGCCGCGATGGGGGCGATGGCCCACGTCGGCGGCGAGACCCTGATTCTGGTGCCGAGCCGGGACCTGGCTCGCCAGTGGGCGGACACGATCGTCGAATACACGACGCTCGAGCCCCGCCAGATCGGCCAGTACCACGGCGGCCGAAAGGAGGTCCGACCGGTGACGATCGCCACCTACCAGATCGCGGGGATGGACCGCCACCGCTCGCTGTTCGACGACCGCGAGTGGGGGCTCGTGGTCTTCGACGAGTGCCAGCACGTCCCCTCGGACGTCTACCGGCGGAGCACGCACCTGCAGTCGCGCCACCGCCTGGGGCTCTCGGCCAGTCCCATTCGGGAGGACGACCGCCAGACCGAGATCTTCACCCTCGTCGGTCCGCCGATCGGCACCGACTGGGAGGCGCTGTTCGAGGCCGGTTTCGTCGCCGAGCCCGAACTCGAGATCCGGTACGTCCCGTGGGGCGACGATGAACAGCGGAACGCCTACGGCTCCGCGGAGGGACGCGAGAAGTACCGCATCGCCGCTCGGAACCGAGGAAAGGTGGACGAGGTCCGGTACCTGCTGTCGTCCCATCCCGACGCGAAGGCGCTCGTCTTCGTCGACTATCTCGAGCAGGGTCGCGACGTCGCGGCCGCGCTCGACGTCCCGTTTCTCAGCGGGGAGACGCCACACCACGAACGCCGGCGGCTGCTCGAGGAGTTCCGGCGCGACGAGCGCGACCTGCTGATCGTCTCCCGGGTCGGCGACGAGGGGATCGACCTCCCGACCGCGGACCTGGCGATCGTCGCCTCGGGACTCGGCGGCTCTCGCCGACAGGGGACCCAGCGGGCCGGTCGCACGATGCGACCCGCGGGCGGGGCGCTCGTCTACGTGCTCGCCACTCGAGGGACGCGCGAGGAGGAGTTCGCCCGCCGACAGCTCCAGCACCTCGGCCGCAAGGGGATTACGGTTCGCGAACGGACGGTCGACGAGGATTAG
- a CDS encoding transcription initiation factor IIB: protein MTRSIIDHARAESESRDRETGLCPDCETDTIVHDPDRGERVCKECGLVLTEDPIDYGPEWRAFNAQEHDELSRVGAPLTQSMHDRGLTTTIDWRNRDANGHSMSADKHGQLHRLRVWQERIRTKNAGERNLKYALSEIDRMVSALGVPKPVKETASVIYRQALEQDLIRGRSIEGVATSALYTACRKEGIPRSLEEVTAVSRVDQREIGRTYRYIADELDINLEPTNPRQFVPRFCSELDVDKNVETKAIEIIDETTNQGLHSGKSPTGFAAAAIYAAGLLCDETIPQRAVADTAQTTVVTVRNRYREQLEAIDQRPAT, encoded by the coding sequence ATGACGCGGTCCATAATCGATCACGCCAGAGCCGAATCGGAGTCGCGGGACCGGGAGACTGGGCTGTGTCCTGATTGTGAGACCGATACGATCGTTCACGATCCGGACCGCGGCGAGCGAGTCTGCAAGGAGTGTGGGCTCGTTCTAACCGAGGATCCGATCGACTACGGCCCCGAGTGGCGGGCGTTCAACGCCCAGGAACACGACGAACTCTCCCGCGTCGGTGCGCCACTCACGCAGTCGATGCACGACCGCGGGCTGACGACGACGATCGATTGGCGCAATCGCGACGCGAACGGACACTCGATGTCCGCCGACAAGCACGGACAGCTTCACCGTCTTCGAGTGTGGCAGGAACGCATCCGAACGAAGAACGCGGGCGAGCGCAACCTCAAGTACGCCCTCTCGGAGATCGATCGCATGGTCAGCGCCCTCGGCGTCCCGAAGCCGGTCAAGGAGACGGCAAGCGTCATCTACCGGCAGGCCCTCGAGCAGGATCTCATCCGCGGCCGCTCGATCGAAGGCGTCGCCACCAGCGCCCTCTACACCGCGTGCCGAAAGGAGGGCATTCCGCGGAGCTTGGAGGAGGTAACCGCCGTTTCCCGCGTCGACCAGCGCGAGATCGGGCGAACCTACCGGTACATCGCCGACGAGCTGGACATCAACCTGGAGCCGACGAACCCTCGCCAGTTCGTCCCCCGATTCTGCTCGGAGCTCGACGTCGACAAGAACGTCGAGACGAAGGCGATCGAGATCATCGACGAGACGACCAATCAGGGATTGCACTCGGGGAAGTCACCGACCGGGTTCGCCGCAGCGGCGATCTACGCCGCCGGGCTGCTCTGCGACGAGACGATCCCGCAGCGAGCGGTCGCCGACACCGCACAGACGACCGTCGTCACCGTCAGAAACAGGTACCGCGAGCAGCTCGAGGCGATCGACCAGCGCCCGGCTACATGA
- a CDS encoding DUF7344 domain-containing protein: MSSIDSSLPDEIASVAESDDGDRLSKDVIFELLKNRRRREVLSYLLEADETVTLGELAEQIAAWENDTNVNALSSDQRKRVYVALYQTHLPKMDDAGIVEYDQDRGLITLSDNADLLMMYLDTDAHRQDRWDRWYATLSVIGVAVVTAAFLGVPPLDVVSTLALAGVVVGAFSLLTLAHLVTNRREERTVNGKLSRIE, from the coding sequence ATGTCATCGATCGACAGCTCGCTCCCCGACGAGATCGCGTCAGTCGCGGAGTCCGACGACGGCGATCGTCTCTCGAAAGACGTTATTTTCGAACTCCTAAAGAATCGCCGCCGACGAGAAGTCCTCTCATACCTCCTCGAGGCTGACGAAACCGTAACCCTCGGCGAACTCGCCGAACAGATCGCCGCCTGGGAGAACGATACGAACGTCAACGCCCTCAGCTCCGACCAGCGAAAGCGAGTGTACGTCGCGTTGTACCAGACCCATCTGCCGAAGATGGACGACGCCGGGATCGTCGAGTACGATCAGGACCGCGGGTTGATCACCCTGTCCGACAACGCCGACCTGCTGATGATGTATCTCGACACGGACGCCCACCGACAGGATCGGTGGGACCGCTGGTACGCGACGCTAAGCGTCATCGGCGTCGCCGTCGTCACCGCCGCGTTTCTCGGCGTCCCGCCGCTCGACGTCGTTTCGACGCTCGCTCTCGCCGGCGTCGTCGTCGGCGCGTTCTCCCTGCTGACGCTCGCACACCTCGTGACGAACCGTCGCGAGGAGCGTACCGTCAACGGAAAGCTGTCGCGAATCGAGTAA